From Chloracidobacterium thermophilum B:
GGTGGACGGGCAGGCGTTGCTCGACGGCGGGCTGGTGGACAACATCCCGGCCTTTGTGCTGGATGACCGGCCGGATGTGGCGCAGCAGGTGGTCCTGATGTCGCGGCCCTACCCGCCACAGGTTGTCGGCCGCCAGGGGCACCGGCTCTATATTGCCCCGTTGACACCGCCGCCCGTCTCCCGCTGGGACTACACCCGCCCCGACCTGGTTGAGGCCACCATCGAGCAGGGCCGCCGGGAAGCCACCCTGCATCGAGCAGCGCTGGATGCCTTTCTCGCTGAACCCGCCTGAAATTTCAGCGTCCCTTCGCGCCCATGACGCAGACGACCAGGTCGCCAGCAGGTTGTATCACCCGGTTGACGCACCGACGTTGTGGCACCCATCCGCCGGTCATGCTGCCGGGGTGTTTTATCCGAACCCGAAAACTGTTAGTTTTCCGGTAACTTTTCGCCCTTCCCCCACAACCTGCTCTGGCAGGCACAGCCATGGCACAGGGCATGACCATCTCCGGTGAGGTTTACAGAACGGCATGAGCCAGCTTGACGCCCCGACCATGAAGTTTCGCATGAGCGACACACTCTTTACGGTGATTCGCACCGCACTCGATACCGGCGGGCCACGTCCACTTCTGGTGCTATACCTGCCTTATGGCATTGTGCGCGGACGCATTTCCCGTACGGTGACAGACACACTTTCCGCCGCCCGTGACGCGCGGCTGGAAAACGTCAGCCGCGTGCGCATCGAAACGGATGTCATCGAGCTGGATGACTGTGAAATCGAGCACTTCCAGAACCACATGCCCACCGCACACTTTCGCAAGCTGTACGTCCGCATGGACGCCGTGCAGAGCTTTGCCTTCGATGTCAAACACAACGAAGTCTTCCCTTTTGAACCCGAACCCCTGACGCCATGACGTTCCGCATCAAAGCCGTTCGTGAAGTTGAGCCAGCCCACCGCCCGCTGCCCCAGGTGCTGGACACGATTGGACAACCGCCCACCACGGGACTCCAGGTGTTTCTTTCCCGGCAGGCGGAAGAAAAGATTCTGCTGGCTGCCCCGCCCGAACAACCCAGCGAACTCCTGCCCGACCTGGCGCGCACCTTTCTCGGCGAGAACGAGTGCGGTGGGCTGCTCATCGGCAATGTCTATCAGACAGAAGCCGCTGGCTACCGGGTGACGTTCACGGCCATTGTGGACGCCATCCCGGCGCAGGAAGCCCAGGCCGGGCCGACCTTTGTGGAAATGGGCGCAACGGATTTGCTGGCTGTAACCAACTACCTGCAACGCCTGCGTGAGCGCCAACGGAACGTTACCGAAGCCGATCTGCGCATCGTGGGCTGGTATCACACCCATCCGGGGTTTGGGGTGTTTATGTCGGGCACAGACCAGGCCACCCAGCGGCAGGTGTTCGGTATGCCGTGGCAGGTGGCCGTCGTCTATGATCCGCTCAATGGCGAGTACGGCCTGTTTTACGGCAAGGACTCCACTCACCTGCCAGGATGGTATTTGTTCGACGCCCAGGCCGAAGGCTTCCCTTTCCTGCCTGCCCTGGCAACGGGTCTGGACGGCGTCGCTGCGCCGCGCCTGAGCAGCGACCTCTCACTGCGGCAACGTTTGATGACCGAGCTTGAAGCGGTGCGCCAGGGTGTGCGCGCCGCCCTTGCACGGTACCGTGACCCGGAAGCTTCGTGAAGGCTTCCGGCGGTCAACCAACCTCCCCTGTGGTCAGCACCGATGTGGATTGATACCGACCGTGCCTTTCAGGAATTTTGCCACCAGGCGTACACCCAGACCGAACTGGCCATTGATCTGGAGTTTCAGGGCGAAGGCCGCTACACCCCGCTTCTGTGTCTGGTGCAGTTGGGACTGCGTGACCGGTGTGTGGCGGTTGATCCCTTCCGCGTTAATCTCACCCCGCTTGCCCCGCTGCTGACTCATCCCGGCATTCGGAAAATCGTTCATGCCGGGGGACAGGACATCGTTCTGCTGCGGCGGGAAACCGATGCCATTCCGGTCAGTGTTTTCGACACCCAGATTGCCGCGGCGTTTCTCGGATACGGTGAAGCCACCGGCTATGCGGCTCTGGCGCAACGTTTCGCCAAGGTTTCACTCAGCAAAAAACAACAGTTCACGGATTGGACCCGCCGCCCCCTCCTGCCGGAGCAGATTGAATATGCCCTCAACGATGTGCGCTACCTGTTTCCGGTTTATGACGGTTTGCTCGAACAGCTTGCCCAGCACGGACGGACAGACTGGGTGCTGGATGCCTGTGCCGATGCCGTGGCGCAAGCGGTCAGGGTGCGTGAAACAGGGCAGGAATACCTGAAAATTGGCAAGCTTGGCTCGATGAGCCGCCGTGAACTGGCGGTATTGCGGGAGTTGTACCAGTGGCGCGAAGCTACGGCCCGCAGCCGCAACCGCCCGGTGGGAACCATTCTGCACGATGATGTGCTGCGGCAGATTGCCTACACGCTCCCCAGGACGGAAACTGCTCTGCGGCAGATGCGTGGGACGACCAATCTCTCGCGGGAACTGGTGACGGAAATTCTGGAGACCATCCAGCAGGCGCTGGCGCTGCCGGAAAGCGAGTGGCCCGAACCGGTCACTGTCCGCGAGTACGATCCCACGCTGGACGGTCTGGCAACCCTGCTGGGGGCGATTGTCCGGCTGCGCGCCGGAACACTCGACATTGCCCCCAACCTTCTGGCCACCCGCGATGACCTGCTCCGCTTCGCCGGGTGGGTCCTGCGCGGCCGCCCGGCGGCAGAGGCCGGACAGCTTGCCGTCCTGCAGGGCTGGCGGCGGTCTGTCATTGGCGAGCTTCTGCTCGACCTTGTGGCCGGCAAATCCCTGCTCCAGATTGCCCCGGAAGCGCCGGGCGCGCTGCGGATCATCCCACCGGCGCCCTCCACCCCCGCCGACGGGCAGCCGGACCCCGGCGATACGGCGTGACGCGATGTGGCTTGACAGTGCGGTTTATGCCGCTTTATCTTGGCGGCTTGCATCCGTTGACGCACGACATGGGGATGTAGCTCAGTTGGTAGAGCGCTGCGTTCGCAATGCAGAGGCCAGGGGTTCGACCCCCCTCATCTCCACTCCCCTTCAAAAGATTCCGCAAGCCGGGTTGTCCGACTCGTTCGGTGCGCCACAGCCCCGGCCCTCTGCCCTCTGTTTACGCCTTGCGGCGACGGCTTCAGCTACAGCCGCATTGTTGCCGGAAAACACACGGTGACGTAGTGTTTCGCGCAGAACCGGCGGCCTTCGCTGAGCCAGCTTTTGTGAAGCCTTGGCGGGAGTGTGAGATTCAAGTGAAACCTGCCGGGCAGGCCCTGCGTAAGGGGCTGCAACTCTGACTGTCCACAGTTCGCCGTTTCTGGAATACCATTGCGACCATGTCACTGCGCAACGTTCTTTGCCTCGTCTTTACCCTGCTCTTCCCTGAACCTGCCACCCTGTCGGCGCCGGCTCAGAACCCGGCGACAGACACGCCACCGGCAGGCGCTGTCGCGGGCATTGTTGCCCAAAAGCCTACACCACCGGCCACCCCACCGGGCGGGCAGGTGCCACCGTCACTTCCCGTTGCCGACCAACGCACCAAACGGGCGCTGGATGACCTGCCGACCACCCGGATTGGGATCACCCCCGGGCGCATCCTGCGCCTCCCCCTGCGGGAAGCCATTCTCATGGCGCTGCGCAACAACCAGGACATCGAAGTTGAGCGCGCCAATGTGCAGATTGCCCAGCAGAACGCGCGTGGCGCGTATGGCAGCTACGATCCCATTTTCCAGGCTGCCGTACAGTTTCAGTCCTCCACCTCGCCGACGGCGCAGACCTTCATCGGCGCGGAAGGTGGGGCCTTCAAGCGCAAGCAGCTCCAGTTCACGCCTACCCTGGTGCAGAGCCTCCCGACCGGCGGCAACTACTCGATTACCTTCACCAACGGCCGTGAAACGAACAACGCCGGTTCCGCCGGGTTGAGTCCGCAGTACTTCTCGACGCTTGACTTCCGCTTCACCCAACCGTTGTTTCGGAACTTCCGGTCGAGCGTCAAC
This genomic window contains:
- a CDS encoding ribonuclease D, with the translated sequence MWIDTDRAFQEFCHQAYTQTELAIDLEFQGEGRYTPLLCLVQLGLRDRCVAVDPFRVNLTPLAPLLTHPGIRKIVHAGGQDIVLLRRETDAIPVSVFDTQIAAAFLGYGEATGYAALAQRFAKVSLSKKQQFTDWTRRPLLPEQIEYALNDVRYLFPVYDGLLEQLAQHGRTDWVLDACADAVAQAVRVRETGQEYLKIGKLGSMSRRELAVLRELYQWREATARSRNRPVGTILHDDVLRQIAYTLPRTETALRQMRGTTNLSRELVTEILETIQQALALPESEWPEPVTVREYDPTLDGLATLLGAIVRLRAGTLDIAPNLLATRDDLLRFAGWVLRGRPAAEAGQLAVLQGWRRSVIGELLLDLVAGKSLLQIAPEAPGALRIIPPAPSTPADGQPDPGDTA
- a CDS encoding Mov34/MPN/PAD-1 family protein, translating into MTFRIKAVREVEPAHRPLPQVLDTIGQPPTTGLQVFLSRQAEEKILLAAPPEQPSELLPDLARTFLGENECGGLLIGNVYQTEAAGYRVTFTAIVDAIPAQEAQAGPTFVEMGATDLLAVTNYLQRLRERQRNVTEADLRIVGWYHTHPGFGVFMSGTDQATQRQVFGMPWQVAVVYDPLNGEYGLFYGKDSTHLPGWYLFDAQAEGFPFLPALATGLDGVAAPRLSSDLSLRQRLMTELEAVRQGVRAALARYRDPEAS